One region of Drosophila kikkawai strain 14028-0561.14 chromosome 2R, DkikHiC1v2, whole genome shotgun sequence genomic DNA includes:
- the LOC108071985 gene encoding C-type lectin 37Db-like, translating into MDHIAIHQQEWSPCDAAKVNETQSKLDRIGEQQASVTETLSKLETSIQVNNTAWKKDFESRLENFQSQQNKLESQIALILEDLSRISKKLTLMKFKLIGTTYFYIEDSIEQSWISAERSCGEMGGHLASFQNEEEFDAIQGMLGYNRWYWVGINDRDRSGQYVSVASGRQAPYLEWGYGDPDDRDHSHNCVLIGRRKMWDSGCNDKNLFICQADDKF; encoded by the coding sequence ATGGATCACATTGCCATTCACCAGCAGGAGTGGAGCCCTTGCGATGCTGCAAAGGTAAACGAGACCCAATCGAAGCTGGACAGGATAGGAGAACAGCAAGCTTCCGTGACGGAGACCTTATCCAAACTTGAGACGTCTATACAAGTCAATAATACTGCTTGGAAGAAGGACTTTGAATCAAGGCTGGAGAATTTTCAGTCGCAACAAAATAAGTTGGAAAGCCAAATTGCTCTTATACTAGAGGATCTATCAAGGATATCTAAAAAACTTACCCTTATGAAGTTTAAGCTAATAGGCACAACATATTTCTACATTGAGGACAGTATAGAGCAGTCCTGGATTTCTGCTGAACGTTCCTGTGGCGAGATGGGCGGCCACCTGGCGAGCTTCCAAAACGAAGAAGAATTTGATGCCATCCAAGGTATGCTCGGGTATAACCGATGGTACTGGGTGGGCATCAATGACCGAGATAGAAGTGGCCAATACGTGTCTGTGGCCTCAGGGAGGCAAGCACCCTATTTGGAATGGGGGTATGGCGACCCGGATGACAGGGATCACAGTCACAATTGTGTCCTTATAGGTAGACGAAAAATGTGGGATTCCGGATGCAACGACAAGAatctttttatttgccagGCAGACGATAAATTCTAg
- the Nap1 gene encoding nucleosome assembly protein 1-like 1-A, which yields MDAPPEGNVDTESCNEVEDEKSGSDCQNMPAYMSSVLRRQYLQEMVKAMPAPIQNRIVFLKNLQLEHLKIEAEFFEEVYKLEQKYQLKYQPLFDKRKEVVEGTVDPATEKPNWKEPEHATDNEADIEPFLDSLKAFKSIPQDAKGIPGFWLTVFRNTAILSEMVQPHDEPVMRKLTDISIKYVDGHSYTLEFHFDKNEFFTNSVLTKQYVLKSTVDPDDPFAFEGPEIYKCTGCNINWEKKMNLTVKTIRKKQKHKERGAVRTIVKQVPTDSFFNFFNPPEVPTDKEEIDDESQQILATDFEIGHFLRARIIPKAVLYFTGDIVDDEDDEDEEEFDENEEDEYDEDDAPPAKSQNKAPGGNKKQSPNDCPNQ from the exons ATGGACGCTCCGCCAGAGGGAAACGTGGACACCGAGTCCTGCAATGAGGTCGAAGACGAGAAGTCTGGCTCTGACTGCCAGAATAT GCCCGCGTACATGAGCTCTGTGCTGCGGCGTCAGTACTTGCAGGAAATGGTAAAGGCGATGCCCGCTCCGATTCAAAACAGAATTGTGTTTCTGAAGAATCTGCAATTGGAGCACCTGAAAATCGAGGCCGAGTTCTTCGAAGAGGTGTACAAGCTGGAGCAGAAGTACCAGCTCAAATATCAACCGCTGTTCGACAAGCGCAAGGAGGTCGTCGAGGGCACGGTGGATCCTGCCACGGAGAAGCCCAACTGGAAGGAGCCGGAGCATGCGACCGACAACGAGGCCGATATCGAGCCCTTCCTTGATTCCCTCAAGGCTTTCAAAAGTATTCCACAGGACGCCAAGGGCATCCCCGGCTTCTGGCTAACCGTGTTCCGCAATACGGCGATTCTTTCCGAGATGGTTCAACCCCATGACGAGCCAGTAATGCGCAAGCTGACCGATATATCCATTAAATACGTCGATGGG CATTCGTACACCCTGGAGTTCCATTTCGATAAGAATGAGTTCTTCACAAACTCGGTTCTCACAAAACAGTACGTCCTGAAATCGACGGTCGATCCCGACGATCCGTTTGCATTCGAAGGACCTGAGATTTACAAGTGCACG GGCTGCAACATTAACTGGGAGAAGAAGATGAACCTGACGGTGAAGACCATCAGGAAGAAGCAGAAGCATAAGGAGCGCGGCGCTGTGCGCACCATTGTCAAGCAGGTCCCAACCGATTCCTTCTTCAATTTCTTCAATCCCCCCGAGGTTCCAACCGACAAAGAGGAAATCGATGACGAATCTCAGCAG ATATTGGCCACCGATTTCGAAATTGGTCACTTCTTGCGCGCCAGAATTATTCCAAAAGCAGTGCTTTACTTCACCGGCGACATCGTCGATGATGAGGAtgacgaggatgaggaggagttCGACGAGAACGAGGAGGACGAGTATGACGAGGATGATGCCCCGCCAGCAAAGAGTCAGAACAAAGCTCCCGGCGGCAACAAGAAGCAGTCGCCCAATGACTGCCCCAATCAGTAG